In [Phormidium] sp. ETS-05, the genomic window TGCTCATCTCTGGCATCACCATCCTGAAACAGGGATTTGTCCCTGTCCAAGTGGAAAATGAAAAAGAGCAGCTTTTGGCCATCAAGCGGGGAGAAATGCTTTGGAAAGATATCAATAACTGGCGGTTGAGCCTGCACCGAGACTTTGACCGCGCTTTCACTCAAACCCGATTACCAGAACGCCCAGATTATCAAACCGCCAACGCTTTTTTAATCAAAGCCAGACAGAGTATGGTTTGACTAACATACAGATTTTTTGTCATTGGTCATTGGTCATTTGTCCTTTGTCCTTTGTAATGAAAAGTGACAAGTAACAAGGGACAAATGACCAGGGACAAGTGACAAGTGACAAGTGACAAATGACCAGGGACAAATGACCAATGACCAATGACAAACCGTTTCCCGCCATTCCCAAGCATCCCTATCCTCTGGTGTTCGCCACCATCAGCGGCGCTCATTTGTACGGGGTTCCCTCCCCAGACTCCGATTGTGATATCCGGGGAGTTCACATTTTACCTTTACCAGAAATAGTGGGATTAAACCCGCTCCGGGAAACCGTGGAAATCTCGGCAATGTCACCCGATCGCTGGCAAGTAGATTTAGTCACCCACGACTTAAAAAAATTTGCTTTAATGCTCCTGAAAAAAAATGGGTATGTTTTGGAGCAACTATATTCTCCCCTAGTTATCCATACCAGTCCCGCTCATAGCGAGTTAAAGGAAATCGCCAAAACCTGTATCACCCGTCACCATTGTTACCACTATCTGGGTTTTGCCCAAACTCAGTGGCAGCTTTTTGCCAAAGAAACCCCTCACCGGGTGAAACCGCTACTCTATATATTCCGAGTTTTAATGACTGGAATATATTTGATGCGCACTGGACAAATCGAGGCCGATGCTCTCAAATTAAACCAAGAGTTTAATTTGCCTTATTTGCCGGATTTGATAGACCGCAAAAAAGCCGGAAATGAGCAAATTGTGATTAGTGGCGAAAATGATTTATCATTTTATGAGGCAGAATGGCAGCGGCTCTACCATGAATTAAAAGCGGCGAGCGCCTCCAGTCAATTACCCGATCGTCCCACTGGTCAAGACGCCCTCCATGATTTGCTGGTGCGCGTGCGACTGGGGAACAAGTAAGTATTTGTCCTTTGTCCTTTGTCCTTTGTCCTTTGTGAGGTTAACAAAAAAAACAGAAAATTTCAAAATTAAGCTAATCTTGAGCAGGAGGATAAAATTATGGCCAAGTTAAACCAGATTATCGCCGTAGAAAAAGGCATCAAAAGCAAATCTTACCAAGAAATAGCAGAAGCCCAGAAAACTTTACAAAAGGCGGCGTTATTTGGTGGGATATCCCGCACCTATCGCCCGAAGGATGAGGAAGGCGAGCAATTGCCGCCCGAATCTAAAAAGGTGGAAGTGAAGGCGGAAGATGTGCTGCGTCAAATGCGGGATATTGTGACGAAGCTGCTCGATGTAACTGCCACTAAAGATTGGACTAATTGCCGTGCCCGGGCTGATGTGGTGGTGGATGGACAGGTTTTGCTCCCGCAAGTACCGGTGACATACTTGCTGTTTTTAGAAAAACAGTTGCTGGAATTGCAGGCATTTATCAAAAAATTGCCGGTGTTGGATGCGTCGGAAACTTGGAATTTTGACCCTACGGCTGACTGCTGGGCAACGGAACCAAGCCAGACGCTGAAGACTTTTAAAATGCCGCGCAATCACGTGAAAGCCGAGGCGACGGAACATCACCCAGCGCAAGTGGAGGTGTATTATGAAGATGTGACGATCGGCTACTGGCGGACGGTGAAGTTTTCCGGTGCTTTACCAGCACGGCGGGTGAATGAGTTATTAGCACGGTTGGAGAAATTGCAGCAAGCTGTAAAGTTCGCCCGGGAAGAGGCAAATAATACCGAAGCCGAGGAGCAGCGTCTGGGCGATCGAATCTTCCAATATCTCCTAGGGTAATTGATAATTGACAATTGACAATTGACAATTGATAATTGATAATTATCAATTGTCAAAGAACAAATGACAAAGCCTGCCCTGATCCCTGAGCTTTGTCGTTGGGTCGTTGGTGCAGCCTGCGCGGAGCTACTAGGGGACAAATGACCAATGACAAAGGACAAATGACAAATGACTAAAAAAATTTTTTCTAAACCCTTGACAGATGGGAAATATTGAATTAGAATATGAACAGAGTACAAGCTCAACCTAACAATTCAAATTAAACCGTACTGACGTAAAAGTGCAGGTTCGAGTCCTGCCCCTGCCACTAAGGCGGGGTAGCCCAAGGGTAGAGGCAGCGTCCCGTACAACTCACAACTCAAGTTATTACTCTAAGCTAAGCATTCACCGCCGATCGTCTAACAACTGTAGGGACAAAAATAATAGCAGCGTTGAGATTGCTGGCTCATATCCGGCCCGGGGCTCCGAAACCTTGCTCCGGTAGCTTAATCGGTAAAGCGCAACGCTAGGAAACTAAATCCCGCCCCCAGCTTTTCGGCTGGGTACTACAACGTAATGACGAGCGCAAATGGGCGGTAATTAAAGGACCCGTAGCAAGGGCAATGCTACGGGTCTCTCTTATTAAGGGTACGTCCGCTTAATTTTGGGGTTGAGGCGAAGAGTCGATCGGGCGGGAGAGAAATTGTTGCAACCGCAGCAGACACAGGGTTTGCGCCAAATTCAGAGGTAAGAGGGAGACCCCCTCCAGGCGAGACTGCACCCAACCATCGCCCCAATACCACTCGTGAAAGCCATCAATACCCTGACTGAGAAG contains:
- a CDS encoding DNA polymerase beta superfamily protein gives rise to the protein MTNDKPFPAIPKHPYPLVFATISGAHLYGVPSPDSDCDIRGVHILPLPEIVGLNPLRETVEISAMSPDRWQVDLVTHDLKKFALMLLKKNGYVLEQLYSPLVIHTSPAHSELKEIAKTCITRHHCYHYLGFAQTQWQLFAKETPHRVKPLLYIFRVLMTGIYLMRTGQIEADALKLNQEFNLPYLPDLIDRKKAGNEQIVISGENDLSFYEAEWQRLYHELKAASASSQLPDRPTGQDALHDLLVRVRLGNK